In the Danio rerio strain Tuebingen ecotype United States chromosome 8, GRCz12tu, whole genome shotgun sequence genome, one interval contains:
- the ube2d4 gene encoding ubiquitin-conjugating enzyme E2 D4 encodes MALKRIQKELTDLQRDPPAQCSAGPVGEDLFHWQATIMGPNDSPYQGGVFFLTIHFPTDYPFKPPKVAFTTKIYHPNINSNGSICLDILRSQWSPALTVSKVLLSICSLLCDPNPDDPLVPEIAHTYKADREKYNRLAREWTQKYAM; translated from the exons ATGGCGTTGAAAAGAATCCAAAAG GAACTGACAGATCTACAGAGAGATCCTCCAGCCCAGTGTTCAGCAGGTCCAGTCGGAGAGGACT TGTTCCACTGGCAAGCGACAATAATGGGGCCG AATGATAGTCCATATCAAGGAGGAGTTTTCTTCCTCACGATTCACTTCCCAACAGACTACCCATTTAAACCACCAAAG GTCGCGTTCACAACAAAAATCTACCACCCTAACATTAACAGTAACGGCAGCATTTGTCTGGACATCCTGCGGTCTCAGTGGTCACCTGCGCTCACGGTATCCAAAG TCTTGTTGTCCATCTGCTCCCTGTTATGTGACCCGAACCCAGATGACCCGCTGGTACCCGAGATCGCACACACATATAAAGCAGACAGAGAAAA GTACAACAGACTAGCGAGAGAATGGACGCAAAAGTACGCCATGTGA